In Carya illinoinensis cultivar Pawnee chromosome 9, C.illinoinensisPawnee_v1, whole genome shotgun sequence, the following are encoded in one genomic region:
- the LOC122275472 gene encoding uncharacterized transmembrane protein DDB_G0289901-like isoform X2: protein MMNQETYLRERTTKVHDQLRKQQRKNKEVEVGQLIRQTEHGRKVEELEMNEMAGLAWMLEEKMKECRKRQECFEPVPHDQGSLPSPKSAALVDEMGGMGGGTTAAQGKFPTESFMWDQWFLDMMRQNENAAGSSNVKTDIGLSSHAYLGGPSGASDVGLPYGNLGGSRGGIEMGLPLGNYRGSSRGSEMGGLPYGSFGINSGASDIGQPHGSFGGIGGGGGDIWLGLPYQYCGNMRGGSTAAASAVGLGMPLGNPGSSSAGVDMGLNPGAFIGGSSAGSNAGLPYDVTKPWPNIFYS, encoded by the coding sequence ATGATGAACCAAGAGACATATCTCCGGGAGAGAACAACCAAAGTGCATGACCAACTGAGGAAGCAACAGAGGAAGAACAAGGAGGTGGAGGTGGGCCAACTTATCCGCCAAACCGAACATGGTAGGAAAGTGGAGGAGCTTGAGATGAACGAAATGGCTGGTTTGGCTTGGATGCTGGAGGAGAAGATGAAGGAGTGCCGGAAAAGGCAGGAATGCTTTGAGCCGGTTCCTCATGACCAGGGTTCTTTGCCTTCACCAAAGAGTGCAGCGCTTGTGGACGAGATGGGCGGAATGGGAGGTGGTACTACTGCTGCACAGGGGAAATTTCCCACTGAGTCTTTCATGTGGGATCAGTGGTTCCTTGACATGATGAGGCAAAATGAGAACGCTGCTGGTAGCAGCAATGTTAAGACTGATATAGGGCTCTCATCACATGCATATTTGGGTGGTCCTAGCGGTGCAAGTGATGTGGGGCTGCCCTATGGGAACTTGGGGGGAAGTAGAGGTGGGATTGAGATGGGGCTGCCTCTTGGAAATTATAGAGGTAGCAGTCGAGGAAGTGAGATGGGAGGCCTTCCCTATGGGAGTTTTGGAATCAACAGTGGTGCGAGTGACATCGGGCAGCCTCATGGGAGTTTTGGAGGCATcggtggtggtggaggtgatATCTGGCTGGGGCTGCCTTATCAATATTGTGGGAATATGAGAGGCGGTAGTACTGCTGCTGCAAGCGCTGTGGGGCTTGGCATGCCTCTTGGCAATCCTGGCAGCAGCAGTGCCGGAGTCGACATGGGGCTGAATCCTGGGGCGTTCATTGGAGGCAGCAGTGCGGGAAGTAATGCTGGGCTTCCATACGATGTCACCAAGCCATGGCCTAACATTTTCTACAGTTAG
- the LOC122276022 gene encoding uncharacterized protein LOC122276022, with product MATMSFTKITIIAVALLAVSVCASDNNRVFSPCLDTTVARSDGFTFAIAFASRNSFFYNNTLQLSPCDSRLGLSSNSQIALFRPKVDEISLLTVNSSSLTPEDSYGYMVAFAGRKYAARSTPAFVANGSYTVTSFTLVLEFQKGRLQNLYWKRDGCAKCSGNFVCLNNRDCAIKTSSCKIRGGTVDCSLGIQLAFSGTDKHLSALNSWYEVENLRQYSLYGLYSNLKDSLTSQYDKIF from the exons ATGGCGACGATGTCGTTTACGAAGATTACTATTATAGCCGTGGCGCTCCTGGCGGTATCCGTCTGCGCGAGCGACAACAATCGGGTGTTCTCACCGTGCTTGGACACGACGGTGGCAAGGTCTGACGGGTTTACTTTCGCGATCGCGTTCGCGTCGAGGAACTCGTTCTTCTACAACAACACCCTCCAGCTGTCCCCTTGCGACAGCAGGCTCGGCCTCTCCTCCAACTCTCAGATCGCACTCTTCAGGCCCAAGGTTGACGAGATCTCCCTCCTCACCGTCAACTCTTCCTCCCTCACTCCG GAGGACTCTTACGGGTATATGGTTGCATTTGCGGGTCGGAAGTATGCTGCAAGGTCCACTCCTGCTTTTGTTGCAAATGGTTCATACACCGTAACTAGTTTTACTCTT GTGCTTGAGTTTCAGAAGGGCAGGCTGCAAAACTTATATTGGAAACGGGATGGTTGCGCCAAATGTTCTGGAAACTTTGTCTGCCTCAACAACCGGGATTGCGCAATCAAAACATCCAGTTGCAAGATCCGTGGAGGCACTGTAGACTGCAGTCTTGGGATACAATTGGCATTCTCCGGCACAGATAAGCACCTTTCAGCTCTCAACTCATGGTATGAAGTGGAAAACCTTCGTCAGTACTCACTTTATGGCCTTTATTCAAATCTCAAGGATTCTCTCACTAGCCAGTATGACAAGATCTTCTAA
- the LOC122275472 gene encoding MADS-box transcription factor 50-like isoform X1 — MTRKKVKLMWIVNDSARKASFKKRRGGLLKKVSELTTLCGVSAFVIVYGPDDQEVAVWPSQQAVQQLLAKFQSVPDIERCKKMMNQETYLRERTTKVHDQLRKQQRKNKEVEVGQLIRQTEHGRKVEELEMNEMAGLAWMLEEKMKECRKRQECFEPVPHDQGSLPSPKSAALVDEMGGMGGGTTAAQGKFPTESFMWDQWFLDMMRQNENAAGSSNVKTDIGLSSHAYLGGPSGASDVGLPYGNLGGSRGGIEMGLPLGNYRGSSRGSEMGGLPYGSFGINSGASDIGQPHGSFGGIGGGGGDIWLGLPYQYCGNMRGGSTAAASAVGLGMPLGNPGSSSAGVDMGLNPGAFIGGSSAGSNAGLPYDVTKPWPNIFYS, encoded by the coding sequence ATGACAAGGAAGAAGGTCAAACTTATGTGGATTGTCAATGACAGTGCTAGGAAAGCCAGTTTCAAAAAAAGGAGGGGAGGACTACTGAAAAAAGTGAGTGAGCTGACCACCCTATGCGGTGTGAGTGCGTTTGTCATCGTCTATGGTCCAGACGATCAAGAGGTAGCGGTGTGGCCGTCCCAGCAGGCAGTGCAACAACTGCTGGCAAAGTTCCAGAGCGTGCCGGACATCGAGCGGTGCAAGAAAATGATGAACCAAGAGACATATCTCCGGGAGAGAACAACCAAAGTGCATGACCAACTGAGGAAGCAACAGAGGAAGAACAAGGAGGTGGAGGTGGGCCAACTTATCCGCCAAACCGAACATGGTAGGAAAGTGGAGGAGCTTGAGATGAACGAAATGGCTGGTTTGGCTTGGATGCTGGAGGAGAAGATGAAGGAGTGCCGGAAAAGGCAGGAATGCTTTGAGCCGGTTCCTCATGACCAGGGTTCTTTGCCTTCACCAAAGAGTGCAGCGCTTGTGGACGAGATGGGCGGAATGGGAGGTGGTACTACTGCTGCACAGGGGAAATTTCCCACTGAGTCTTTCATGTGGGATCAGTGGTTCCTTGACATGATGAGGCAAAATGAGAACGCTGCTGGTAGCAGCAATGTTAAGACTGATATAGGGCTCTCATCACATGCATATTTGGGTGGTCCTAGCGGTGCAAGTGATGTGGGGCTGCCCTATGGGAACTTGGGGGGAAGTAGAGGTGGGATTGAGATGGGGCTGCCTCTTGGAAATTATAGAGGTAGCAGTCGAGGAAGTGAGATGGGAGGCCTTCCCTATGGGAGTTTTGGAATCAACAGTGGTGCGAGTGACATCGGGCAGCCTCATGGGAGTTTTGGAGGCATcggtggtggtggaggtgatATCTGGCTGGGGCTGCCTTATCAATATTGTGGGAATATGAGAGGCGGTAGTACTGCTGCTGCAAGCGCTGTGGGGCTTGGCATGCCTCTTGGCAATCCTGGCAGCAGCAGTGCCGGAGTCGACATGGGGCTGAATCCTGGGGCGTTCATTGGAGGCAGCAGTGCGGGAAGTAATGCTGGGCTTCCATACGATGTCACCAAGCCATGGCCTAACATTTTCTACAGTTAG
- the LOC122276493 gene encoding uncharacterized protein LOC122276493 codes for MVAKMMRWRPWPPLVSKKYEARLVVRRLEGWDLERESADKGGVAPRLTVEIKWKGPKLALSSLRRATVKRNFTREVEVEADTASQLNGVVEWDEDFQSLCTLSAYKDNVFHPWEIAFTVFNGLNRCQGTKNKVPVVGTASLNLSEYAAAADQKEFELNIPLTHSGNAVEPSPSLCISLSLLELRTAQETTEPVQRLTVSVPSPTQSGEIVSTEKDELSAIKAGLRKVKIFTGYVSARRAKKACREDEGSEGRCSARSEDGEYNYPFDTDSLEEFEDRESDEGKESTSVRKSFSYGSLAYANYAGGSFYSSMRINNEDEDWVYYSNRKSDVGCSVIEDSTTSVSEPSLLQSSKRSILPWRKRKLSFRSPKAKGEPLLKKAYGEEGGDDIDFDRRQLSSDESLPLGWHKTEEDSSANRSSVSEFGDDNFAIGSWEQKEFTSRDGHMKLETQVFFASIDQRSEQAAGESACTALVAVIADWFQNNHDLMPIKSQFDSLIREGSLEWRNLCENETYMERFPDKHFDLETVLQAKIRPLSVVTGKSFIGFFHPEGMDEGRFDFLHGAMSFDNIWDEISRTGLECPGNDEPQVYIVSWNDHFFILKVEPEAYYIIDTLGERLYEGCNQAYILKFDRSTVIYKMSNVAEEQTANDQQIATAAEPKNQMANMKEDSPVAGVVVTKLEEPLKIEEEGEVVCRGKESCKEYIKSFLAAIPLRELQVDIKKGLMTSTPIHHRLQIEFHYTQFLNPGPETSAAEMTAATIENVDDPLAFAS; via the exons ATGGTGGCGAAGATGATGAGGTGGCGACCCTGGCCGCCTCTGGTGTCGAAGAAGTACGAGGCGAGGCTGGTGGTACGGAGGTTGGAGGGGTGGGATCTGGAGCGGGAGAGTGCAGATAAGGGAGGTGTTGCTCCCAGATTGACTGTGGAGATTAAGTGGAAGGGCCCGAAATTGGCGCTGAGTTCGTTGCGGAGGGCGACCGTGAAGAGGAACTTTACGagggaggtggaggtggaggctGATACTGCATCCCAACTAAATGGAGTCGTTGAATGGGACGAGGACTTTCAGAGCCTCTGTACTCTCTCCGCGTACAAGGACAATGTGTTTCATCCGTGGGAGATCGCTTTCACCGTCTTCAAt GGATTGAATCGATGTCAAGGGACAAAGAACAAGGTTCCTGTTGTTGGAACGGCTTCATTGAACCTTTCTGAATATGCTGCTGCAGCTGATCAGAAAGAGTTTGAATTAAACATCCCTCTCACACACTCTGGCAATGCTGTGGAGCCTTCACCTTCACTCTGT atATCTCTGAGCTTATTAGAACTGAGAACTGCTCAAGAAACCACGGAGCCGGTGCAGAGATTAACAGTGTCTGTTCCATCGCCTACCCAGTCGGGAGAAATTGTCTCAACAGAAAAGGATGAGCTTTCTGCAATTAAAGCTGGTCTTCGAAAAGTAAAAATTTTTACAGGGTACGTGTCTGCCAGGAGAGCTAAAAAGGCCTGCCGTGAGGATGAGGGCAGTGAGGGCAGGTGCTCTGCCAGGAGCGAGGATGGTGAGTATAATTACCCATTTGACACAGACTCgcttgaggagttcgaggataGAGAATCAGATGAGGGAAAGGAGAGTACCAGCGTTAGGAAGTCTTTTAGTTATGGCTCTCTGGCATATGCTAATTATGCTGGAGGATCATTTTACTCCAGTATGAGAATTAACAATGAAGATGAGGATTGGGTTTACTATAGCAATCGCAAATCTGATGTTGGGTGCTCCGTCATTGAGGATTCAACTACATCAGTGTCTGAGCCATCTCTATTGCAAAGTTCAAAGCGCAGCATCCTACCGTGGAGGAAGAGGAAGCTGAGCTTCAGGTCTCCTAAAGCGAAAGGAGAACCATTATTGAAGAAGGCCTATGGAGAAGAAGGTGGGGACGACATCGATTTTGACCGTAGACAGCTTAGCTCTGATGAATCTCTCCCTCTTGGG TGGCACAAGACAGAGGAGGATTCATCTGCAAATCGATCCTCAGTCTCTGAGTTTGGGGATGACAATTTTGCTATAGGCAGTTGGGAGCAGAAAGAATTTACTAGTCGTGATGGACACATGAAACTTGAGACCCAGGTTTTCTTTGCTTCCATTGATCAGCGGAGTGAGCAGGCAGCAGGTGAGAGTGCATGTACAGCCCTTGTTGCCGTCATCGCAGACTGGTTTCAGAACAACCACGACCTCATGCCCATAAAATCCCAATTTGATAGCCTAATTAGAGAAGGCTCATTGGAGTGGAGGAACCTTTGTGAGAATGAAACCTACATGGAGCGCTTCCCTGACAAGCACTTTGATCTTGAAACCGTCCTTCAAGCCAAGATACGCCCTCTCTCTGTTGTTACTGGGAAGTCCTTTATTGGGTTTTTCCATCCAGAGGGGATGGATGAGGGAAGATTTGACTTTCTGCATGGTGCCATGTCCTTTGACAACATCTGGGATGAGATTAGCCGCACTGGTTTGGAATGCCCTGGCAATGATGAACCTCAGGTTTATATTGTCAGTTGGAATGACCATTTTTTCATCCTCAAGGTTGAGCCTGAAGCTTATTACATTATTGACACGTTGGGGGAGAGGCTATATGAGGGATGCAATCAAGCCTATATCTTGAAATTTGATCGCAGCACCGTAATTTACAAAATGTCCAATGTTGCTGAGGAACAAACAGCTAATGACCAGCAGATTGCAACAGCGGCAGAACCCAAGAATCAAATGGCCAACATGAAGGAAGACAGTCCTGTAGCTGGGGTGGTAGTAACCAAGCTGGAGGAACCCTTAAAGATTGAGGAGGAAGGGGAGGTTGTATGCCGAGGGAAGGAGTCATGCAAAGAGTACATTAAGAGCTTCTTGGCTGCTATTCCATTAAGGGAGTTGCAAGTGGATATAAAGAAAGGTCTAATGACATCAACACCTATTCATCATCGGTTACAGATTGAATTCCACTACACCCAATTCTTAAATCCAGGACCTGAAACTTCAGCAGCCGAAATGACTGCAGCTACAATAGAAAATGTCGATGATCCATTAGCTTTTGCTTCGTAG
- the LOC122276021 gene encoding uncharacterized protein At5g39865, with the protein MDCARRTIEMRGKFFRKMKFIPSFTTLKQGLTLQLDPSEKVSSQNYQTSPVYKEQDGKSNSLSELLVGGAGISEQDKHLKDETELDSNADNKYSFSSSLKSKDTVTAKENPEVPILSLSMQDSEECPSLLDFEEKCPPGGGDSIILYTTSLRGIRKAFEDCSTIRFLLESFKVLFYERDVSMHLEYREELWCIFGGRVIPPRIFIKGRYVGGADEVVGLHEQGKLKKLLEGMPLDLSGSSCSGCANVRFVVCYDCNGSRKIVADGENGESYIRCPECNENGLVKCPTCC; encoded by the coding sequence ATGGATTGTGCTCGGAGAACTATAGAAATGAGAGGAAAGTTCTttagaaaaatgaaattcaTCCCCTCATTTACCACCTTGAAACAAGGTCTAACCCTTCAGCTAGACCCCTCGGAGAAGGTTTCCAGTCAAAACTATCAAACTTCACCAGTTTACAAGGAACAAGATGGAAAGAGCAACAGCCTCTCGGAGCTACTTGTTGGCGGTGCTGGCATATCTGAACAAGATAAACATCTTAAAGATGAAACGGAATTGGATTCCAATGCTGATAACAAGTACAGCTTTTCATCCTCCCTGAAGTCCAAAGACACAGTGACTGCCAAGGAAAATCCAGAGGTTCCAATTTTGTCACTTAGCATGCAGGACAGTGAAGAATGCCCATCTctgttagattttgaagagaaatGTCCACCGGGAGGAGGCGATTCCATTATTCTGTACACAACAAGCTTGAGAGGTATTAGGAAAGCATTTGAAGATTGTAGCACTATCCGGTTCTTGTTGGAAAGTTTCAAAGTATTGTTCTACGAGAGGGATGTTTCGATGCATTTGGAATATAGGGAAGAACTGTGGTGCATCTTTGGTGGAAGAGTGATCCCTCCGAGGATTTTCATAAAGGGTAGATACGTTGGAGGAGCCGATGAAGTGGTGGGATTACACGAGCAAGGCAAGCTGAAGAAGCTCTTGGAAGGTATGCCACTTGACCTGTCCGGTTCCTCGTGCAGTGGGTGTGCCAATGTGAGATTTGTGGTGTGCTACGATTGCAATGGCAGTCGGAAGATCGTTGCAGACGGGGAGAATGGTGAATCGTACATTAGATGCCCTGAATGTAATGAAAATGGGCTGGTTAAATGCCCAACTTGCTGCTGA
- the LOC122276023 gene encoding putative phosphatidylglycerol/phosphatidylinositol transfer protein DDB_G0282179 produces MEAVRFNLLASVLLSLSLLVSLTLATDVKYCDKNVDYDVKVKGVEIIPDPVARGKPATFSISASTGKEIAGGKMVIDVSYFGWHIHSETHDLCGETSCPVSTGSFVVSHSQELPGFTPPGSYSLKMKMYDANKNELTCIGFDFYIGFASSVADS; encoded by the exons ATGGAGGCCGTTCGGTTCAATCTCCTAGCATCCGTCCTTCTTTCGCTGAGTCTCCTTGTATCTTTGACTCTGGCAACGGACGTCAAGTACTGTG ataaGAATGTTGACTATGATGTTAAAGTCAAAGGAGTTGAGATAATCCCGGATCCTGTTGCTAGAGGCAAGCCAGCTACCTTCAGCATATCTGCCTCTACAG GGAAAGAAATTGCTGGAGGAAAAATGGTGATCGACGTCTCATATTTTGGATGGCACATCCACAGTGAGACCCATGACCTTTGCGGAGAGACATCTTGCCCTGTTTCGACTGGCAGTTTTGTGGTTTCTCACTCACAAGAGCTACCTGGATTCACTCCACCA GGCTCATACTCGCTTAAAATGAAGATGTATGATGCAAACAAGAATGAGTTGACTTGCATTGGTTTCGATTTCTACATTGGCTTTGCCTCATCTGTGGCTGATAGCTAA